One stretch of Epinephelus lanceolatus isolate andai-2023 chromosome 15, ASM4190304v1, whole genome shotgun sequence DNA includes these proteins:
- the dmac2l gene encoding ATP synthase subunit s, mitochondrial codes for MSLLSRTVQCAVGQREWSRRHFWGWLNAVFNKVDYERIKAVGPDRAAAEWLLRCGAKVRFEGFDRWQHDYNALPTGALGRYKIQAIDATESCIMHRGFDHLDGLKHVEEIKFNKCMYIEDSCLERLSSIENLQQSLYMMEVVSCGNVTDKGIITLHKLKNLEYLFLSDLPGIKDKETTVNRLQTALPRLDLALDLE; via the exons ATGAGTCTGTTATCGAGGACAGTGCAGTGTGCTGTGGGTCAGAGGGAGTGGAGCCGCAGACACTTCTGGGGCTGGCTCAATGCAGTCTTCAACAA GGTGGACTATGAGAGGATAAAAGCCGTTGGTCcagacagagctgcagcagagtggcTGCTGAGATGCGGTGCCAAAGTGAGGTTTGAAGGTTTCGATCGCTGGCAACACGACTACAACGCGCTGCCAACTGGGGCTCTGGGCAGATACAAGATCCAGGCGATAGACGCTACTGAATCCTGCATCATGCACAGAGGGTTTGACCACCTGG aTGGTTTGAAACATGTGGAGGAAATCAAGTTCAACAAGTGTATGTACATTGAGGACAGCTGCCTGGAGAGGCTGAGCTCTATAGAGAATCTGCAGCAGAGTTTGTACATGATGGAGGTGGTGTCGTGTGGAAATGTGACCGATAAGGGCATCATCACTCTGCACAAACTAAA GAACCTGGAATATCTTTTTCTCAGTGATCTTCCCGGGatcaaagacaaagaaacaacagTTAACAGACTACAGACAGCGCTCCCACGTCTGGACCTAGCACTGGACCTGGAATGA